A single Caretta caretta isolate rCarCar2 chromosome 2, rCarCar1.hap1, whole genome shotgun sequence DNA region contains:
- the RIDA gene encoding 2-iminobutanoate/2-iminopropanoate deaminase, protein MRGSVPCPHVGLGVEPLFFGKRARLSQRVRRERSAEPRGEWQRAAMATLIKRIISTSRAPAVMGPYSQAVLIDRTMYIAGQLGMDPSSGQLVPGGAKEEAKQALKNIGEILKAADCDYCNVVKTTVLMADMKDFSDINEIYKQFFRSNFPARAAYQVVALPNNARVEIEAVAIQGPIQEASA, encoded by the exons ATGCGCGGTTCGGTGCCGTGCCCCCACGTGGGATTGGGGGTGGAACCCTTATTCTTCGGTAAAAGAGCGAGGCTGTCCCAGCGGGTCCGCAGGGAGCGAAGTGCGGAGCCTCGCGGCGAGTGGCAAAGGGCAGCCATGGCCACCCTGATAAAGCGAATAATCAGCACCTCGAGGGCACCGGCTGTAATGGGCCCCTACAG TCAAGCGGTGCTGATAGACCGGACCATGTATATCGCAGGACAGCTAGGCATGGATCCTTCTAGTGGCCAGCTTGTGCCTGGAGGGGCAAAAGAAGAAGCTAAACAG GCTCTAAAAAATATAGGGGAAATCCTGAAAGCTGCAGACTGCGACTACTGCAATG TTGTAAAGACTACTGTGTTGATGGCTGACATGAAGGACTTCAGTGATATTAATGAAATCTACAAGCAGT TTTTCAGGAGTAACTTCCCAGCCAGAGCAGCCTACCAGGTTGTTGCTTTGCCAAAT AATGCACGAGTTGAGATTGAAGCTGTAGCCATCCAGGGACCAATCCAAGAGGCATCAGCATGA